The following proteins are co-located in the Deltaproteobacteria bacterium genome:
- a CDS encoding SPOR domain-containing protein has product MKEEDHSAGSQMRPSPGGDEPSAKHRLSTSAQEKKPLKKRLGTEPPSKQLVLSRRSTILWGLFLCVFMVWIFTLGVLVGRGFMFQNEKLKKLEERMGQLATGDVPAVTVEEGSKESAASQPALTFYKSLVEGRFKTDLETIKKRKPASPPVQPQMRSSNRAISKASPGPSPKKASARASSPPPEPTVKPEVQTVPQGISQALPPERDRGENFTIQVAAVGDLDQARKFVNQLREKGYPAYFYHVQHQTRLYFRIRVGHYKDRAEAEAVLARLREFGRQDMFISRLVD; this is encoded by the coding sequence GTGAAAGAGGAAGATCACTCAGCAGGCAGTCAAATGCGCCCCTCGCCCGGGGGGGATGAGCCGAGTGCGAAGCATCGCCTTTCAACTTCAGCCCAGGAAAAAAAACCGTTAAAAAAGAGGCTTGGGACCGAACCTCCCTCTAAACAACTGGTCCTGTCCCGCCGCTCGACTATTCTCTGGGGTCTGTTTCTATGTGTTTTCATGGTCTGGATCTTTACCCTCGGCGTCCTGGTCGGTCGGGGCTTCATGTTTCAGAACGAGAAGTTAAAAAAACTGGAGGAACGCATGGGTCAGCTTGCCACCGGGGATGTGCCCGCGGTCACCGTGGAGGAAGGTTCCAAAGAAAGCGCCGCATCTCAACCCGCACTCACTTTTTACAAGTCACTGGTGGAAGGAAGATTTAAAACTGACCTCGAAACGATAAAAAAAAGAAAACCCGCCTCACCTCCGGTTCAACCACAAATGAGGTCCTCGAACAGGGCTATCTCCAAAGCTTCTCCTGGCCCTTCCCCTAAAAAAGCATCAGCCAGGGCTTCTTCCCCGCCACCTGAACCGACTGTCAAGCCTGAGGTGCAGACCGTGCCTCAGGGGATCTCCCAGGCCCTTCCACCGGAACGTGATCGCGGAGAGAACTTCACCATCCAGGTAGCAGCCGTCGGGGACCTGGATCAGGCCAGGAAATTCGTCAACCAGCTCAGGGAAAAGGGTTACCCCGCTTATTTTTACCATGTCCAGCATCAGACCCGGCTTTATTTCCGCATCCGCGTCGGTCATTATAAGGACCGGGCCGAGGCTGAAGCCGTGCTGGCCAGGCTGAGAGAGTTCGGTCGGCAGGATATGTTTATTTCCCGGCTGGTTGACTAG